The Gemella haemolysans genome includes a region encoding these proteins:
- the pheS gene encoding phenylalanine--tRNA ligase subunit alpha, with the protein MTLENIRKEYLELVKTIKDEKELYDLRVKFLGKKGALTEVMKGARDLSPEERPTFGKLVNEVKTFINNSLEEKKAELAKAALELKLASEEIDVTLPSKKVQLGGLNPLNKIIKEIEEIFISMGYSVAEGPEVETDKFNFEMLNLPKDHPARDMQDSFYITNELLMRTQTSPVQAREMLKANGEGPIKIICPGKVFRRDNDDATHSHQFTQIEGLVVDKNITFSDLKGTLEHFIKAVFGENKKIRLRPSFFPFTEPSVEVDVSWGNEDDEENIKWLEILGAGMVHPNVLKMAGFDPEVYTGFAFGMGPERVAMLKYGISDIRSFYTNDVRFLQQFNSDRND; encoded by the coding sequence ATGACTTTAGAGAATATAAGAAAAGAATATTTAGAATTAGTTAAAACAATTAAAGATGAAAAAGAACTTTATGACCTAAGAGTTAAATTTTTAGGAAAAAAAGGTGCATTAACAGAAGTTATGAAAGGTGCACGTGATTTATCTCCAGAAGAAAGACCAACTTTTGGGAAACTTGTTAATGAAGTTAAGACTTTTATTAACAATAGTTTAGAAGAGAAAAAAGCAGAACTAGCTAAAGCTGCATTAGAATTAAAATTAGCAAGTGAGGAAATTGATGTAACTCTACCAAGTAAAAAAGTACAATTAGGTGGATTAAATCCATTAAACAAAATTATTAAAGAAATTGAAGAAATCTTTATTTCAATGGGATATTCTGTTGCAGAAGGTCCAGAGGTTGAAACTGATAAATTTAACTTTGAAATGTTAAACTTACCAAAAGACCACCCAGCTCGTGATATGCAAGATTCATTTTATATTACAAATGAATTGTTAATGAGAACGCAAACTTCACCTGTTCAAGCTCGTGAAATGTTAAAAGCTAATGGTGAGGGACCAATCAAGATTATTTGCCCTGGTAAAGTATTCCGTCGTGATAATGATGATGCTACACACTCTCATCAGTTTACACAAATTGAAGGATTAGTAGTTGATAAAAATATTACTTTTAGTGATTTAAAAGGAACTTTAGAACACTTTATTAAAGCTGTATTCGGAGAAAACAAAAAAATCCGTCTACGTCCAAGTTTCTTCCCGTTTACTGAACCATCTGTAGAGGTTGATGTATCTTGGGGTAACGAGGATGATGAAGAAAACATTAAGTGGCTTGAAATTTTAGGTGCAGGTATGGTGCATCCTAATGTTCTTAAAATGGCTGGTTTTGACCCAGAAGTTTATACTGGATTTGCCTTTGGAATGGGACCAGAACGTGTTGCGATGTTAAAATATGGTATTAGCGATATTAGAAGTTTCTATACAAATGACGTAAGATTCTTACAACAATTCAATAGTGATAGAAACGATTAA
- the pheT gene encoding phenylalanine--tRNA ligase subunit beta → MLVSYNWLKQYTNVEDNANALAEKITRGGIEVEGVEYLAEEISGVVVGYVESKEKHPDAEKLNVCQVNIGEEENLQIVCGAPNVDAGQYVIVAKVGAKLPGIKIKKAKLRGVESQGMICSLGELGLSKSVVPKNYQEGIYVFETEQELGSDVVEVLGLNDYILDLSITPNRADALSMRGLTYELGALYNNKVDFKDVEKEENYEATSLQVSIESDSCRNYVGQVVKNVEVKDSPLWLQTRLMNSGIRPINNIVDITNYVLLEFGQPMHAFDKDLVGDKIVVRDAKEGEVLETLDGEERKLQTTDLVITDGTRAIALGGVMGGKNTEVSEKTKNIILESAYFNPTSVRRTSAAHGLRSDSSARFEKGIDPNMQKAALARAVELILELCPNAVVESSVGIINKEKEKVVEITTSYINNYLGITLTTEEIVAILEGLSFTVEVSGENLVVKVPTRRPDISIKQDLVEEVIRIYGYDNLASTLPKFSKTTKGGLTYSQRMVRDLRGVYASLGFNDTINYSLVSEEEATQYTLENHHKVRLLMPMTETHSTLRQSLVPGLLNTVQYNVARKQKDLKLLEIGRVFFGSGDDNIQPKETLYLSAALTGEERATKWLKESSALDFFAAKGYLEVVFERLGLEEKVTYKKSNLEGMHPGRFAEVYLGEKRIGFIGEVHPQVADKLGLNTTYVFEINLDDVISESKVKPKYEEVTKYPEITRDIAMLVDVKDEYQNIYNVIESVNSKLITNVELFDLYAGVELLAGKKSLALTITYSDKQKTLTDEEVTAVHENVLAALTAYGAIIR, encoded by the coding sequence ATGTTAGTAAGTTATAATTGGTTAAAACAATATACAAATGTTGAAGATAATGCTAATGCATTAGCTGAAAAAATCACTCGTGGTGGTATTGAAGTAGAAGGTGTTGAATATTTAGCAGAAGAGATTTCTGGTGTAGTAGTTGGATATGTTGAATCTAAAGAAAAACACCCTGATGCTGAAAAATTAAACGTATGTCAAGTTAACATTGGTGAAGAAGAAAACTTACAGATAGTTTGTGGTGCACCAAATGTTGATGCAGGACAATATGTAATTGTTGCTAAAGTTGGAGCAAAATTACCAGGAATTAAAATTAAAAAAGCTAAACTTCGTGGTGTAGAATCACAAGGTATGATTTGTTCATTAGGTGAATTAGGATTAAGTAAAAGTGTTGTTCCTAAAAACTATCAAGAAGGAATCTATGTTTTTGAAACTGAACAAGAACTTGGTTCTGATGTTGTTGAAGTATTAGGGTTAAATGACTATATCTTAGATCTTTCAATTACTCCAAACAGAGCTGATGCACTTAGTATGCGTGGTCTTACTTATGAATTAGGTGCTTTATATAATAATAAAGTTGATTTTAAAGATGTTGAAAAAGAAGAAAACTATGAAGCAACTTCATTACAAGTTTCTATTGAAAGTGATTCTTGTAGAAACTATGTAGGTCAAGTTGTTAAAAATGTAGAGGTTAAAGATTCTCCATTATGGTTACAAACAAGACTTATGAATTCTGGTATTCGTCCAATCAACAACATCGTAGATATTACAAACTATGTACTTTTAGAATTTGGTCAACCAATGCATGCTTTCGATAAAGATTTAGTAGGAGATAAAATTGTAGTTCGTGACGCTAAAGAAGGTGAAGTTCTTGAAACTCTTGATGGAGAAGAGAGAAAATTACAAACAACAGACTTAGTAATTACAGATGGAACTCGTGCTATTGCTCTTGGTGGAGTAATGGGTGGTAAAAATACAGAAGTAAGTGAAAAAACTAAAAACATTATTTTAGAATCTGCGTATTTCAATCCTACATCAGTGCGTCGTACTTCAGCAGCACATGGTTTAAGAAGTGATTCTTCTGCAAGATTTGAAAAAGGAATTGATCCAAATATGCAAAAAGCAGCACTTGCTCGTGCGGTAGAATTAATTTTAGAATTATGTCCAAATGCAGTAGTTGAAAGTTCTGTTGGTATCATAAATAAAGAAAAAGAGAAAGTTGTAGAAATTACTACTTCTTATATCAATAATTATCTTGGTATAACTTTAACTACCGAAGAAATCGTAGCAATTCTAGAAGGATTAAGCTTTACAGTAGAAGTTTCAGGAGAAAACTTAGTAGTCAAAGTACCTACTAGAAGACCAGATATATCAATTAAACAAGATTTAGTAGAAGAAGTTATTAGAATTTACGGATACGATAATTTAGCATCAACATTACCAAAATTCTCTAAAACTACTAAAGGTGGTTTAACTTATTCTCAAAGAATGGTACGTGATTTACGTGGAGTATATGCTAGCTTAGGATTTAATGATACAATTAATTACTCATTAGTATCTGAAGAAGAAGCAACTCAATATACTTTAGAAAATCACCATAAAGTAAGATTATTAATGCCTATGACTGAAACTCACTCGACTTTACGTCAAAGTTTAGTTCCGGGATTATTAAATACAGTTCAATACAATGTGGCTAGAAAACAAAAAGACCTTAAATTATTAGAAATTGGTCGTGTATTCTTCGGAAGTGGTGATGACAATATTCAACCGAAAGAAACATTATATTTAAGTGCTGCGTTAACTGGGGAAGAAAGAGCAACTAAATGGCTTAAAGAAAGCAGTGCTTTAGACTTCTTCGCAGCTAAAGGATACCTAGAAGTTGTATTTGAACGTTTAGGATTAGAAGAAAAAGTTACATACAAAAAATCTAATCTTGAAGGAATGCACCCAGGACGTTTTGCTGAAGTATACTTAGGAGAAAAACGTATTGGTTTCATCGGAGAGGTTCATCCACAAGTTGCTGATAAACTTGGTCTAAATACTACTTATGTATTTGAAATTAATTTAGATGATGTGATTTCAGAAAGTAAAGTTAAACCTAAATATGAAGAAGTAACGAAATATCCTGAAATTACACGTGATATAGCTATGTTAGTTGATGTTAAAGACGAATATCAAAATATTTATAATGTAATCGAATCTGTAAATAGTAAGCTTATTACTAATGTAGAACTATTCGATTTATATGCTGGTGTTGAATTATTAGCAGGTAAAAAATCATTAGCTCTAACTATTACTTATAGCGATAAACAAAAAACTTTAACAGATGAAGAAGTAACAGCGGTTCATGAAAATGTACTTGCTGCACTTACAGCGTACGGAGCAATTATTAGGTAG
- the plsY gene encoding glycerol-3-phosphate 1-O-acyltransferase PlsY: MITQIILFCILAYVIGSIPFALIVGKVFYNTDIRTLGSGNLGTTNTFRCLGKKAGVTVFICDVSKGIIATFLPTLLLGGVDYLSIFGAFAMIGHVFPIFANFKGGKAVATGSGVFIFLYPMLSLLLLAIFFSTLFLTGYVSLGSILISLTAIGYLGFFEAGIDKWVMMVMCVFVIYMHKKNIKRLLNGTENQSKLKIKRGTKNDKNH, from the coding sequence ATGATTACACAAATAATATTATTTTGCATTTTAGCTTATGTAATTGGTTCTATACCATTTGCATTAATCGTAGGAAAAGTATTTTATAATACTGATATTAGAACATTAGGAAGTGGAAACTTAGGAACGACAAATACATTCAGATGTCTTGGTAAGAAAGCTGGAGTAACAGTGTTTATCTGTGATGTTTCTAAGGGGATAATAGCAACATTTCTTCCAACTTTGCTGCTTGGTGGAGTTGATTATCTATCAATATTTGGAGCTTTTGCAATGATAGGGCATGTGTTTCCTATCTTTGCAAACTTCAAAGGTGGAAAAGCGGTAGCTACAGGATCAGGAGTGTTTATCTTCCTTTATCCAATGTTAAGTTTATTATTATTAGCTATATTCTTTTCAACACTATTTTTAACTGGTTATGTTTCATTAGGAAGTATTCTAATAAGCTTAACAGCAATAGGTTATCTTGGTTTCTTTGAAGCTGGTATTGATAAATGGGTTATGATGGTTATGTGTGTATTTGTAATTTATATGCATAAAAAGAATATAAAAAGATTATTAAACGGGACAGAAAATCAATCGAAATTAAAAATAAAAAGAGGAACAAAGAATGACAAAAATCATTAG
- a CDS encoding bifunctional methylenetetrahydrofolate dehydrogenase/methenyltetrahydrofolate cyclohydrolase: MTKIISGTELAKKLRGEIKDEATALREKGIEPTLAVVLVGDNKASRSYVNSKHKACIENNINSIKIELPEEISTDDLLTEIEKLNKDEKVHGILVQLPLPRHIDAEKVLNAVSPDKDVDGFHPINVGKLVIGEAKLIPCTPLGILEMIKSTGEEISGKLSLVIGRSNIVGKPISTLLLQNNATVITAHSRTKDLESLIEQADIIVSCVGAAHFLSGKEKVKPTCTIIDVGNNYKDGKLVGDVNLDEFIDKVSYISPVPGGVGPLTITMLMRNTLTAAYDLLAK; encoded by the coding sequence ATGACAAAAATCATTAGTGGGACTGAACTTGCAAAGAAATTGCGAGGAGAGATTAAAGACGAAGCAACTGCATTAAGAGAAAAAGGGATTGAACCAACTCTTGCGGTTGTGTTAGTCGGAGATAATAAAGCGTCAAGAAGTTATGTTAATTCTAAACATAAAGCTTGTATTGAAAATAATATTAATTCAATAAAAATAGAATTACCTGAGGAAATTTCTACTGATGATTTATTAACTGAAATTGAAAAATTAAATAAAGATGAAAAAGTTCATGGAATTTTAGTGCAATTACCATTACCAAGACATATTGATGCTGAAAAAGTATTAAATGCTGTAAGTCCGGATAAAGATGTTGATGGATTTCATCCAATTAATGTAGGTAAATTAGTAATTGGAGAAGCTAAACTTATACCATGTACTCCACTCGGGATTTTAGAGATGATTAAATCAACTGGAGAAGAAATCTCTGGGAAACTTTCATTAGTAATAGGTAGAAGTAATATTGTTGGTAAACCAATTTCAACTTTACTTTTACAAAATAATGCAACTGTAATAACAGCTCACTCTAGAACTAAAGATTTAGAATCTTTAATCGAACAAGCTGACATTATTGTTAGCTGTGTTGGAGCTGCGCATTTCTTAAGTGGAAAAGAAAAAGTAAAACCAACATGTACTATTATCGATGTAGGAAATAACTATAAAGATGGTAAGTTAGTTGGAGATGTAAATCTAGATGAATTTATTGATAAGGTTTCTTATATTTCTCCTGTTCCAGGAGGGGTAGGACCTTTAACAATCACAATGTTAATGAGAAATACATTAACTGCCGCTTACGATTTACTAGCTAAATAA
- the secE gene encoding preprotein translocase subunit SecE, protein MIRFLKNVVAEMHKVSWPTFSELVRKTLIVIIVVGILMLFSYVVDLGITAGIRHFSR, encoded by the coding sequence ATGATAAGATTTTTAAAAAATGTTGTTGCTGAAATGCATAAAGTAAGTTGGCCAACATTTAGTGAACTTGTTAGAAAAACATTGATTGTTATTATTGTAGTTGGAATATTAATGTTATTTAGCTACGTAGTTGATTTAGGAATAACTGCTGGAATTAGACATTTTAGTAGATAA
- the nusG gene encoding transcription termination/antitermination protein NusG, translating into MSDTVSKEWYVIHTYSGYENKVKDNIEKRVESLGMEDKIFRIVVPEEKETILTPTGKKKEVNRKTFPGYVLVELVMTDDSWFVVRNTPGVTGFVGSHGGGSKPSPLLPEEINFILQQMGLSNVVDIDIEVGDYVRVISGPFVDMEGKVVNLDLHNYKADVMIEIMGRETKVELELYNIEKF; encoded by the coding sequence ATGAGTGATACAGTAAGTAAAGAATGGTATGTAATTCATACTTATTCTGGTTATGAAAACAAAGTTAAAGATAATATTGAAAAAAGAGTTGAGTCTCTTGGAATGGAAGATAAGATTTTTAGAATCGTTGTTCCTGAAGAAAAAGAAACTATCTTAACTCCAACTGGAAAGAAAAAAGAAGTAAATAGAAAAACATTCCCAGGTTATGTACTTGTTGAACTAGTAATGACTGATGATTCTTGGTTTGTTGTTAGAAATACTCCTGGTGTAACAGGATTTGTTGGATCTCATGGTGGAGGTTCAAAACCTAGTCCATTATTACCAGAAGAAATTAACTTTATTTTACAACAAATGGGATTATCAAATGTTGTTGATATTGATATTGAGGTTGGTGATTATGTTCGCGTAATCTCTGGACCATTCGTAGACATGGAAGGTAAAGTTGTAAACTTAGATTTACACAATTATAAAGCTGACGTTATGATTGAAATTATGGGTAGAGAGACTAAGGTTGAGCTTGAACTTTATAATATCGAAAAATTCTAA
- a CDS encoding DegV family protein: MEKIAIIMDSTAYLSEDLKKELDIRTVYLNLIIDNNSYKEVIDMPLDKYHEYLKNPNNSFPTTSQPAIGEVVACLEKLKEEGYTDVIAIALSSGISGTYSSYSVAGLMIDGLNVHPFDSEVSCRPEGYYAIKAAKLIKEGKTSSEIISALNEMKKVSDAYFMADDLSHLQRSGRLSGAQAVVGSLLQVKPLLHFDDKVIVPFQKIRTYKKVVSRMYELFDEYYKQHEGEHITVCVLHVDALDKAEEIKKYVEENYSNVTVDIDGISPVISTHLGLGAVAIGWTIL, translated from the coding sequence GTGGAAAAGATTGCAATAATTATGGATTCAACTGCATATTTATCAGAAGATTTGAAAAAAGAACTGGATATTCGTACGGTTTATTTAAATCTTATTATTGATAATAATTCATATAAAGAAGTTATTGATATGCCACTTGATAAATATCATGAATACTTAAAAAATCCTAACAATAGCTTCCCTACAACATCACAACCAGCGATTGGGGAAGTTGTAGCTTGCTTAGAAAAATTAAAAGAAGAAGGGTATACTGATGTAATTGCTATTGCACTATCAAGTGGAATAAGCGGAACATATTCATCATATTCTGTAGCTGGATTAATGATTGATGGATTAAATGTACATCCTTTCGATTCTGAAGTTTCTTGTAGACCAGAAGGATATTATGCGATTAAGGCAGCAAAACTAATTAAAGAAGGTAAAACGTCTAGTGAAATCATTTCAGCTTTAAATGAGATGAAAAAAGTATCTGATGCATACTTTATGGCAGATGATTTATCTCACCTTCAACGTAGTGGTCGTTTAAGTGGAGCTCAAGCAGTAGTAGGAAGTTTACTTCAAGTAAAACCATTACTACATTTTGATGATAAGGTGATAGTACCTTTCCAAAAAATTCGTACATATAAAAAAGTTGTATCAAGAATGTATGAATTATTTGATGAATATTATAAACAACATGAAGGAGAACACATCACTGTGTGTGTTCTGCACGTTGATGCATTAGACAAAGCTGAAGAAATTAAAAAATATGTCGAAGAAAATTATTCGAATGTAACTGTAGATATAGATGGAATAAGTCCAGTTATCTCTACACACCTTGGATTAGGAGCAGTTGCAATTGGATGGACAATTTTATAA
- the gloA gene encoding lactoylglutathione lyase, with protein sequence MVQTMAHTCYRVADLKESVKFYTEAFDFEVSRERDFPEYKFTLVYLTLPGSNYELELTYNYDHGAYELGDGYGHIAISVEDLEALYEKHKAAGYDVTDLKGLPGFSPSYYFIKDPDGYKIEVIRTKM encoded by the coding sequence ATGGTTCAAACTATGGCGCATACTTGCTACCGTGTAGCAGATTTAAAAGAATCAGTTAAATTTTATACTGAAGCATTCGACTTTGAAGTAAGTCGTGAAAGAGACTTTCCTGAATACAAGTTCACGTTAGTATATCTAACATTACCTGGATCAAACTATGAGTTAGAATTAACTTATAACTATGATCACGGTGCATATGAACTTGGGGATGGATATGGTCACATTGCTATCTCTGTTGAAGACTTAGAAGCATTATACGAAAAACACAAGGCTGCTGGATACGATGTAACAGATCTTAAAGGTCTTCCAGGATTCTCGCCAAGCTACTACTTCATTAAAGATCCAGATGGATACAAAATTGAAGTAATTCGTACTAAAATGTAG
- the rimP gene encoding ribosome maturation factor RimP, translating into MSIVEKVKTIATKQTENTEFSLYDVEYVKEGTEYFLRIYFDKDGGLSLDDCVLLSEKLAEELDKEDFISDKYYLEVSSPGIERDLRNLEEVTNSVGKHVYIKTYEKIDNQKEFYGDILAVEGEEITVEYKDKARVKKSTINYSKIAKIRLAVKF; encoded by the coding sequence ATGAGTATTGTAGAAAAAGTTAAAACTATAGCAACAAAACAAACAGAAAATACGGAATTTTCTCTTTATGATGTTGAATACGTAAAAGAAGGAACTGAGTACTTCTTACGCATTTACTTCGATAAAGATGGTGGATTATCACTTGATGATTGTGTATTATTAAGTGAAAAGTTAGCAGAAGAGCTGGATAAAGAAGATTTTATCAGTGATAAGTATTATCTAGAAGTTTCTTCTCCAGGTATAGAAAGAGATCTTAGAAATCTTGAAGAAGTAACTAATTCTGTAGGTAAACACGTTTATATTAAAACATATGAAAAAATTGATAATCAAAAAGAGTTTTATGGTGATATACTAGCTGTTGAGGGTGAAGAAATTACTGTTGAATATAAAGATAAAGCAAGAGTAAAAAAATCAACGATTAACTATAGTAAAATCGCTAAAATTAGATTAGCTGTTAAATTTTAA
- the nusA gene encoding transcription termination factor NusA → MSKDLLKAIKLIEQEKGIAEDILVEAIELALLSAYKKNFNAAKNVRVDFNRATGDYKFIIRKDVVEEVYDDRIEFSLEDALQINPAYEVGDIYEVVDLPSDFGRVGAQAAKQALLQRLREAEKEILYKEYIEHEGEILSGTVDRIDSRYVYVKLGKIEAILGENERVKGETYIPQTPIKVYIAKVDNPSRGSKPHVLASRSHPEFIRRLFEIEVPEIYSGTVEIKSVSREAGERTKLAVYAEDKNIDPVGACVGNKGDRVNRIVEELNGEKIDIITWDADPVKFITNALAPAKVEEITIDEEEKIANVKVKDDQLSLAIGKKGQNVRLAAKLTGWKIDIKATE, encoded by the coding sequence ATGAGCAAGGATTTGCTTAAAGCTATTAAATTAATTGAACAAGAAAAAGGAATCGCAGAAGATATTCTAGTAGAAGCTATTGAATTAGCTTTATTATCAGCTTATAAAAAGAATTTTAATGCTGCAAAAAACGTAAGAGTAGATTTCAACAGAGCAACTGGTGATTATAAATTTATTATTAGAAAAGATGTTGTTGAAGAAGTTTACGATGATAGAATTGAGTTTTCACTTGAAGATGCATTGCAAATTAATCCTGCATATGAAGTTGGGGATATTTACGAAGTAGTTGATTTACCAAGTGACTTTGGTCGTGTTGGTGCGCAAGCTGCGAAACAAGCTTTATTACAAAGACTTCGTGAAGCTGAAAAAGAAATTTTATATAAAGAATATATAGAACATGAAGGTGAAATTTTATCTGGAACTGTAGATAGAATTGACTCAAGATATGTTTATGTTAAACTTGGAAAAATTGAAGCTATTTTAGGTGAAAATGAAAGAGTTAAAGGTGAAACATACATTCCTCAAACTCCTATTAAAGTTTACATCGCAAAAGTTGATAACCCAAGTCGCGGAAGCAAGCCACACGTATTAGCTTCTAGATCACATCCTGAATTCATCAGAAGATTGTTCGAAATCGAAGTTCCTGAAATTTATAGTGGAACAGTAGAAATTAAGAGTGTATCTCGTGAAGCAGGGGAAAGAACTAAATTAGCTGTTTATGCTGAAGATAAAAACATTGATCCTGTAGGAGCATGTGTAGGTAATAAAGGTGATCGTGTTAACCGTATCGTTGAAGAACTAAACGGTGAAAAAATTGATATTATTACTTGGGATGCTGATCCAGTTAAATTTATTACTAATGCGTTAGCACCAGCAAAAGTTGAAGAAATCACTATTGATGAAGAAGAAAAAATCGCTAATGTTAAAGTGAAAGATGATCAACTTTCTCTAGCAATTGGTAAAAAAGGTCAAAACGTTAGACTTGCTGCTAAATTAACTGGTTGGAAAATCGATATAAAAGCTACTGAATAG
- the rnpM gene encoding RNase P modulator RnpM — translation MKRRKIPTRKCILTNEMFPKKDLLRIVKNKEGEISVDPTGKQAGRGAYVVSDLEVIKAAQEKKQLEKFFSASPEVMEPIYNEVIRLIYRKSIPQK, via the coding sequence GTGAAAAGAAGAAAAATACCAACAAGAAAATGTATTTTAACAAATGAGATGTTTCCGAAGAAAGATTTATTACGAATCGTTAAAAATAAAGAAGGAGAAATCTCTGTTGACCCTACAGGTAAACAAGCAGGTCGTGGTGCGTATGTAGTTTCAGATTTAGAAGTTATTAAAGCTGCACAAGAAAAGAAACAATTAGAGAAATTTTTCTCTGCATCACCGGAAGTTATGGAACCTATCTATAACGAAGTAATTAGATTAATTTATAGAAAGTCAATTCCACAAAAATAA
- a CDS encoding L7Ae/L30e/S12e/Gadd45 family ribosomal protein yields MIKAYNLLGLMQRAGKLITGEDLITKNLKNNKIKLLVIAEDCGMNTKKKLTDKANFYNVQCIEFSTIENISIAIGRDNRVAVGITDDGFIKKFKQLLEEGGKQ; encoded by the coding sequence ATGATAAAAGCATATAATTTATTAGGTTTAATGCAAAGAGCAGGTAAACTTATTACAGGTGAAGATTTAATCACAAAAAATTTAAAAAATAATAAAATCAAATTGTTAGTTATTGCTGAAGATTGCGGTATGAATACTAAAAAGAAATTAACAGACAAGGCTAATTTCTATAATGTTCAATGTATCGAATTTTCAACGATTGAAAATATAAGCATAGCGATTGGAAGAGATAATCGTGTAGCTGTTGGAATAACTGATGATGGATTTATAAAAAAATTCAAACAATTATTAGAAGAAGGAGGAAAACAGTAA